From Ignavibacterium sp.:
CGTAGTGATATAATTATTCTGGTTCTTGCTAATGTAGCATTGTTCGGAAGTATAATTTGGTTATTTACTCAGGATAAAATCTTAATTCGTTTAGGAATTCTTGCTTTCCTGCTTGCCTTCAGGATAACACATAACATTGATGGAAGCTGGACTAAAGTTATTTGGGATGCAACTCCAATTCCCGAAATTTATAAATTCTATTACCTTCAATATTTATTTATTGTAATTCCGGGAACAATTGTCGGAGATATTATTTACAAGTGGATGAAAACTGAAAATGAATCGAATATAAAAGAAGCAAAATATATTTCTGTTTCGGTGTTGGTATTAAGTATTGGAATAATCATCTGGAATTTATTCGGACTTTATTCAAGATTGTTAACTCTGAATTTAATTGTGAATATAATTCTACTAACTATCTTCTATTTTATTCTAAAAAATTCAAAATCTGATTTATTTTACTTTTACAAGAAGTTATTCTACTGGGCTGCCTACTGGCTTTTGCTTGGATTAACTTTTGAATCATTCGAAGGTGGAATAAAAAAAGATCCATCAACATTAAGTTATTATCTGGTTACAACCGGACTTGCAATCTTTTGCCTCATTGGATTTTCTGTTATTACTGATTATTTCAGAAAGTCAAAGTATATCCGACTTATAATTCAAAACGGACAAAATCCGATGATTGCTTACTTATCTAACAGTCATATCATTATGCCCATACTTGCTTTGACCAGACTATCTTCTTTGCTCAATGAAATGCTCATTAATCCCTGGTTGGGATTTTTGAAAGGAGTAATTGTCACACTACTCGCAGCTTTAATTACAAGCTTCTTTACAAAGAAAAAAATATTCTGGCGAAGTTAAACATTCAAGAGAAACATCAGCTACATTTTTTATTTTTAGTATAGTAAAACGGATTCTTATTATGAAAAAATTCGATGCACCAAGAGGTGAAATAGTAATTTATAAAGCC
This genomic window contains:
- a CDS encoding DUF5009 domain-containing protein, which codes for MEKRADALDALRGFAIITMILSGTIPFSGPAALPGWMYHAQLPPPDHVFNPNLPGITWVDLVFPFFLFAMGAAFPFALKKKLEKGANYLLIIWHAVQRGFLLVVFALFLQHSKPYALSGNPETFHWLIGLIGFVILFLIYYRYPSSISKKVVLMIKLLAIVGGVILFSQLTYTNGKGFILSRSDIIILVLANVALFGSIIWLFTQDKILIRLGILAFLLAFRITHNIDGSWTKVIWDATPIPEIYKFYYLQYLFIVIPGTIVGDIIYKWMKTENESNIKEAKYISVSVLVLSIGIIIWNLFGLYSRLLTLNLIVNIILLTIFYFILKNSKSDLFYFYKKLFYWAAYWLLLGLTFESFEGGIKKDPSTLSYYLVTTGLAIFCLIGFSVITDYFRKSKYIRLIIQNGQNPMIAYLSNSHIIMPILALTRLSSLLNEMLINPWLGFLKGVIVTLLAALITSFFTKKKIFWRS